A single genomic interval of Fructobacillus americanaquae harbors:
- a CDS encoding lipid II:glycine glycyltransferase FemX, translating to MTVLDLTQPDQVQRYQDFVKTAAKGQVTQDPLWGDLKANWGHLYLYHENENGDIDAALAVLTIEAVPGNLLAYCPKGPVADVTNVALVKGLVQEALANLPENVFLVRMDPEVLYNQDLDQAYQDAGFLTRNVKVENMHGNIQPRKNVVLFYDGRGEGAQPITDEASLMKHFKSDYRNQIRRAIKDGVTVTSGRNKEDIEAFFKTYTMMAQAQGITHRPIEYFYRMQELWADSDLFRVFLAHYDGQVIAAGIGFGYGEKIWYMYAGSNREFAKHYGPYLVQWEMLKWGLSLGKVAYDFGGVGEFDHTDGLYKFKHGFAYHDPQVAYIGELDWVVDQVAYQKYLEQFA from the coding sequence ATGACGGTCTTAGATTTAACACAGCCAGATCAAGTCCAAAGATATCAAGACTTTGTTAAGACGGCGGCTAAGGGTCAAGTTACCCAAGACCCACTTTGGGGTGACTTGAAGGCTAATTGGGGCCACCTATACCTCTACCATGAAAATGAGAATGGCGACATTGATGCAGCGCTGGCGGTTTTAACTATCGAAGCCGTACCAGGAAATCTATTGGCATACTGCCCAAAGGGACCTGTTGCTGACGTGACTAATGTCGCCTTGGTCAAGGGATTGGTCCAAGAAGCACTAGCTAATCTGCCAGAAAATGTCTTTTTAGTTCGAATGGATCCAGAGGTACTCTACAACCAAGATTTAGATCAGGCTTACCAAGACGCTGGTTTTTTGACCCGTAACGTTAAAGTCGAGAATATGCATGGCAACATTCAACCACGTAAAAACGTGGTTTTGTTCTATGATGGTCGCGGTGAAGGAGCACAACCAATCACTGATGAAGCCAGCTTGATGAAACACTTCAAAAGCGATTATCGTAATCAAATTCGCCGGGCCATCAAGGATGGTGTCACAGTCACCTCAGGTCGTAACAAGGAAGACATTGAGGCCTTCTTTAAGACCTATACGATGATGGCTCAGGCTCAGGGAATTACCCACCGGCCAATCGAATACTTTTATCGCATGCAAGAACTCTGGGCCGATTCTGATTTGTTCCGGGTTTTCTTGGCTCATTATGACGGTCAAGTAATTGCGGCTGGAATTGGCTTTGGATATGGGGAAAAAATTTGGTATATGTATGCTGGATCAAACCGTGAATTTGCCAAGCATTACGGTCCCTACCTCGTGCAGTGGGAAATGTTGAAGTGGGGTCTTTCCTTAGGAAAGGTTGCTTATGATTTCGGTGGTGTTGGTGAATTTGACCATACTGACGGTTTGTATAAGTTTAAGCACGGTTTCGCCTATCATGACCCACAGGTTGCCTATATTGGGGAACTTGATTGGGTTGTTGACCAGGTAGCCTATCAGAAATACTTAGAACAATTTGCCTAG
- a CDS encoding Cof-type HAD-IIB family hydrolase encodes MSIKMIASDMDGTFLSGEDSYDQEHFARVLSQLKEKGVRFVAASGRQVANLKELFEPMAAYDLLDQIDFVGSNGSVVTTPGQELYAVYLTPEQIRKVIDWNALNPQSADNVIVLAGVNGTYISNHVSQEFKEMLSMFYPNVVQVEKLLKIDDKILGVSFVWPHEEVQEHVQQLEAVFGAEVHVTGSGFGSVDVLPKGVDKAAALEVLQDYYNIADNEVMVFGDNTNDLEMLARYDNSYLMPNAMPLMHDAHKRLALKTNVQDGVLATIESELKLDHQVEMD; translated from the coding sequence ATGAGCATTAAAATGATTGCATCCGATATGGATGGTACGTTTTTATCCGGTGAAGATAGTTATGATCAAGAGCACTTTGCTCGGGTTTTGTCACAATTAAAGGAAAAGGGTGTGCGCTTTGTCGCAGCCTCCGGTCGACAAGTGGCCAATTTAAAGGAGTTGTTTGAGCCAATGGCCGCTTACGATTTGTTGGATCAAATTGACTTTGTCGGTTCAAATGGGTCGGTAGTAACGACACCAGGACAAGAACTATATGCGGTTTATCTGACACCTGAACAAATTCGCAAGGTGATTGATTGGAACGCCTTGAACCCTCAATCAGCCGACAATGTGATTGTTTTGGCTGGGGTCAATGGCACTTATATTTCCAACCACGTCAGTCAAGAATTTAAGGAAATGCTTTCGATGTTCTATCCGAATGTCGTCCAGGTTGAAAAACTCTTGAAGATTGACGACAAGATTTTAGGTGTTTCTTTTGTTTGGCCGCATGAAGAGGTTCAGGAACACGTTCAACAATTGGAAGCCGTTTTTGGCGCAGAAGTTCACGTTACCGGTTCTGGTTTTGGCTCCGTTGATGTTTTACCCAAGGGAGTCGATAAGGCGGCGGCCTTGGAAGTTCTTCAAGATTATTACAACATCGCGGATAACGAAGTGATGGTCTTTGGTGATAATACCAATGATTTGGAAATGTTGGCGAGATATGACAACTCTTATCTCATGCCAAATGCGATGCCATTAATGCACGATGCCCATAAGCGTTTGGCCTTAAAGACAAACGTCCAGGATGGCGTGTTAGCAACCATTGAAAGCGAATTGAAGCTTGATCATCAGGTTGAAATGGATTAA
- a CDS encoding FUSC family protein, with protein MKKLQIHVGMRTLKTAIVVMLVLLVYHFVDRPASVPALAAVFALREDWDNTIQFAKIRLLSNSVGGFFSLLYFLIREFTHHNSWMPIVIIPVFVICTIVILNALNCSLGIVGGLAALLLIALTIPMDATIDYVFLRIVDTFIGVLFAIGVNYFGIPEQETN; from the coding sequence ATGAAAAAGTTACAGATCCACGTCGGCATGCGGACCCTGAAGACCGCCATTGTTGTGATGTTGGTCTTACTCGTTTATCACTTTGTCGACCGACCAGCATCGGTTCCCGCCTTAGCGGCCGTCTTCGCTCTTCGAGAAGATTGGGACAATACCATTCAATTCGCCAAAATTCGTTTACTATCAAATAGTGTTGGTGGTTTCTTCTCATTGCTTTACTTTTTGATTCGTGAATTTACGCACCACAATAGCTGGATGCCAATCGTCATTATTCCAGTTTTTGTTATCTGCACGATTGTTATCCTGAACGCGCTAAACTGTAGTCTGGGAATCGTCGGTGGTCTCGCTGCCCTTCTGTTGATTGCTTTAACCATACCAATGGATGCCACTATCGACTACGTCTTCTTGCGAATTGTCGATACCTTTATCGGTGTTTTGTTCGCTATTGGTGTTAATTATTTTGGCATCCCTGAGCAGGAAACCAATTAA
- a CDS encoding nitroreductase family protein: MKNTILDQLHDHQSIRSFSDRPVTDEEVEAIFSAALAGPNMQNFQPVTFIEITDQDLKKSVTEKVKMKYIENATRYFVVTVDWHKVLLNQDAETRAIMEERIQHYQYLEGGIVSASIALGRAQVAAESLGIGSVTMAGAMGAFELYERELNLPKYVKPIMGFSLGYPDQKPGIKPKLPLTGSLMKDHYDDEQMMVAIKEYDQTMATYFKSRDIDADWTKHNASLLTKGAANTALSQYPHDKGFDLK; this comes from the coding sequence ATTAAAAATACAATACTTGATCAACTACATGATCACCAATCAATTCGTTCCTTCTCCGATCGGCCAGTGACCGACGAGGAAGTCGAGGCGATTTTCTCTGCGGCCCTTGCCGGACCAAATATGCAAAACTTTCAACCAGTCACCTTTATTGAAATTACCGACCAAGACCTTAAGAAATCAGTCACTGAAAAAGTGAAAATGAAGTATATTGAAAATGCTACTCGGTATTTTGTTGTTACAGTCGATTGGCACAAGGTTTTGTTAAATCAGGACGCTGAAACCCGGGCGATTATGGAAGAGCGAATCCAGCACTACCAATATTTGGAGGGTGGGATTGTTTCAGCTTCGATTGCCTTGGGCCGTGCTCAGGTGGCGGCTGAATCGCTTGGAATTGGCTCTGTAACAATGGCCGGTGCAATGGGTGCTTTTGAACTATACGAAAGGGAGTTAAACTTACCAAAGTATGTCAAACCGATTATGGGCTTTTCGCTTGGCTACCCTGATCAAAAGCCAGGGATCAAGCCTAAACTACCATTGACTGGTTCGTTGATGAAGGATCATTACGATGACGAGCAAATGATGGTCGCCATTAAGGAATATGATCAAACGATGGCGACTTACTTTAAGAGTCGCGATATTGATGCCGATTGGACGAAGCATAACGCCTCTTTGTTAACAAAGGGTGCTGCTAACACTGCTCTGTCGCAATACCCCCATGATAAGGGATTCGATTTAAAATAA
- the groES gene encoding co-chaperone GroES: MLKPLGDRVVVSVAEQSEKTVGGIVLAANTQEKPVTGKVVATGSGLVADSGQKLDMTVKEGDQVLFDKFAGQELTYNGQSYLALHEKDIIAIVN, translated from the coding sequence ATGTTAAAGCCCTTAGGAGACCGCGTGGTCGTTAGTGTTGCAGAACAAAGTGAAAAGACAGTTGGTGGCATTGTCTTAGCCGCAAATACGCAAGAAAAGCCAGTAACCGGTAAGGTGGTGGCAACGGGGAGTGGCTTGGTAGCCGATTCAGGCCAGAAGCTTGACATGACAGTCAAAGAAGGGGATCAAGTTTTGTTTGATAAGTTTGCCGGTCAGGAATTAACTTATAATGGTCAATCATACTTGGCTCTCCATGAAAAAGACATTATCGCCATCGTTAATTAA
- the groL gene encoding chaperonin GroEL (60 kDa chaperone family; promotes refolding of misfolded polypeptides especially under stressful conditions; forms two stacked rings of heptamers to form a barrel-shaped 14mer; ends can be capped by GroES; misfolded proteins enter the barrel where they are refolded when GroES binds), which yields MAKELKFAEDARSKMKVGVDKLADTVKTTIGPKGRNVVLEESYGSPIITNDGVTIAKAIELEDHFENMGAKLVAEVASKTNDIAGDGTTTATVLTQAIVGEGLKNVTAGANPVGIRTGIEKATAAAVAKLHEMSHTVSTKDEIAQIASISAANDEVGSLIAEAMEKVGNDGVITIEESKGIETTLDVVEGMQFDRGYMSQYMVTDNEKMEANLDNPYILITDKKIGNIQDILPVLQQVVEQGRSMLIIADDITGEALPTLVLNKMRGTFNVVAVKAPGFGDRRKAMLEDIAILTGGTVVTDDLGLNLKDVTIEQLGQANKVNITKDNTTIVEGAGDKEAVKERVDLIKQQIADSTSEFDKEKLQERLAKLAGGVAVINVGAATETELKERKYRIEDALNATRAAVEEGFVAGGGTALVNAMAAAAAVEATGDVATGVKTVVAALEAPVRQIAENAGLEGSVIVNKLKEQPEGTGYNAKTDEWVDMVKAGIVDPTKVTRSALQNAASVSALLLTTEAVVAELPKEDAPMPAAAQGMPGMM from the coding sequence ATGGCAAAGGAATTGAAGTTTGCAGAAGATGCTCGATCAAAGATGAAGGTCGGAGTTGACAAGTTGGCTGACACTGTTAAAACGACTATCGGACCAAAAGGTCGTAACGTTGTTTTGGAAGAGTCTTATGGTTCACCAATTATTACCAATGATGGGGTCACAATTGCTAAGGCGATTGAATTAGAGGACCATTTTGAAAATATGGGGGCCAAGTTGGTGGCTGAAGTTGCTTCAAAAACGAATGACATTGCGGGTGATGGTACCACCACTGCCACCGTTTTGACTCAAGCGATTGTTGGTGAAGGACTCAAGAACGTGACGGCTGGTGCAAACCCAGTTGGTATTCGAACTGGTATTGAAAAGGCAACGGCAGCTGCCGTTGCTAAGTTGCATGAAATGTCTCACACGGTTTCGACTAAGGACGAGATTGCACAGATTGCTTCGATTTCAGCAGCTAACGATGAAGTTGGCTCCTTGATTGCTGAAGCAATGGAAAAGGTTGGCAATGATGGTGTGATTACTATCGAAGAATCAAAGGGGATTGAAACCACTTTGGACGTTGTCGAAGGAATGCAATTTGACCGTGGATACATGTCACAGTACATGGTCACTGACAACGAAAAGATGGAAGCTAATTTGGATAACCCTTATATCTTGATTACGGATAAGAAGATTGGAAATATTCAAGATATCTTACCTGTTTTGCAACAAGTTGTCGAACAGGGTCGGTCAATGTTGATTATCGCTGATGATATTACTGGTGAAGCTTTGCCAACTTTGGTTTTGAACAAGATGCGTGGTACCTTTAACGTTGTTGCTGTCAAGGCACCTGGTTTTGGTGACCGTCGTAAGGCCATGTTGGAAGATATTGCTATCTTAACTGGTGGTACAGTTGTCACGGATGATCTTGGTTTAAATTTGAAGGATGTGACTATCGAACAATTGGGCCAAGCAAATAAGGTCAACATCACAAAAGACAATACGACTATTGTTGAGGGTGCCGGTGACAAGGAAGCCGTGAAGGAACGGGTTGACTTGATTAAGCAACAAATTGCCGACAGCACTTCAGAATTTGACAAGGAGAAGTTGCAGGAACGTTTGGCTAAGTTGGCAGGCGGTGTGGCCGTGATTAACGTTGGGGCTGCTACTGAAACGGAATTGAAGGAACGTAAGTATCGAATTGAGGACGCTTTAAATGCTACTCGAGCTGCCGTTGAAGAAGGCTTTGTCGCTGGTGGCGGTACAGCTTTGGTCAACGCCATGGCTGCCGCTGCTGCCGTTGAAGCTACGGGTGACGTGGCCACAGGTGTTAAGACTGTTGTGGCAGCTCTTGAGGCTCCGGTTCGTCAAATTGCTGAAAACGCAGGCTTGGAAGGCTCTGTCATCGTCAACAAGTTGAAGGAACAACCAGAAGGAACTGGCTACAATGCCAAGACTGATGAATGGGTTGATATGGTCAAGGCAGGAATCGTCGACCCAACGAAGGTAACGCGTTCTGCTTTGCAAAACGCCGCCTCTGTTTCAGCCTTGTTGCTGACAACGGAAGCCGTTGTTGCCGAATTGCCAAAGGAAGACGCACCAATGCCAGCAGCTGCTCAGGGCATGCCGGGGATGATGTAA
- a CDS encoding DUF3290 domain-containing protein — MTFYSVDYLTKQNNLTNTVVILLVALTFVLLAVGLVATFRHRFNTRYRDLTIIAFLFFVFFAGVQFTDLQNTNIRNSQQSQMTAFVKNYVKAQHVKIDDVYFNSTSLVDGMIAKEGKNYYQIGLSKDGLSYTRTQVYLINANVEVQR; from the coding sequence ATGACGTTTTATAGTGTTGATTATTTAACCAAGCAAAATAACTTAACCAATACCGTCGTCATCTTACTGGTGGCCTTGACCTTTGTCCTGTTGGCTGTTGGTTTGGTAGCAACTTTTCGTCATCGCTTTAATACGCGCTATCGTGATTTGACGATCATTGCTTTTTTATTTTTTGTTTTTTTTGCGGGTGTTCAGTTTACTGATTTGCAAAACACAAATATCAGAAATTCACAGCAAAGTCAGATGACGGCCTTTGTTAAAAACTATGTCAAAGCACAGCATGTTAAAATCGACGATGTCTATTTTAATTCGACTTCGCTCGTTGATGGCATGATTGCTAAAGAAGGCAAGAATTATTACCAAATTGGCCTTTCAAAGGACGGCCTGTCCTATACCAGGACCCAGGTTTATTTGATTAATGCGAATGTGGAGGTACAACGATGA
- a CDS encoding DUF421 domain-containing protein codes for MSFYLPIILKLGIGLIALIVQINIFGKGNLAPSNALDQVQNYVLGGIIGGTIYTATITVFQFIIVLVIWTLWVMILKFLKEHNRLAKKIIDGTPKVVIDRGQIDVDAVVMAGQSASDLMFKLREHEVYDVSKVKRAVIEQNGQLTVIEYGDQNPKYPIIYDGQANFDVLDAIDQDEDWLENQVIAEGYAGINDIFVGEYIQGKIRLTPYNQSDQKK; via the coding sequence ATGAGTTTTTACTTACCGATTATTTTAAAGTTGGGCATCGGCCTGATTGCCTTGATCGTTCAAATTAATATTTTTGGAAAGGGAAATTTGGCTCCATCAAATGCCTTAGACCAAGTTCAAAACTATGTTTTAGGTGGTATCATTGGAGGAACCATTTATACGGCAACAATTACCGTTTTTCAGTTCATCATCGTGCTTGTGATCTGGACACTTTGGGTAATGATTTTGAAGTTCTTAAAAGAACATAATCGTTTGGCAAAAAAGATTATTGATGGCACACCAAAGGTTGTGATTGATCGCGGTCAGATTGATGTTGATGCTGTCGTAATGGCCGGCCAGTCGGCTTCTGATTTGATGTTTAAGCTCCGGGAACATGAAGTTTACGATGTTTCCAAAGTGAAGCGAGCCGTGATTGAACAAAACGGTCAGCTGACTGTGATTGAATATGGCGATCAGAATCCCAAATATCCGATTATTTATGATGGCCAGGCGAACTTTGATGTCTTAGATGCCATTGATCAAGACGAAGACTGGTTGGAAAATCAGGTGATTGCCGAAGGCTATGCTGGTATTAATGATATCTTCGTTGGCGAATACATTCAGGGGAAGATTCGGTTGACCCCTTATAATCAAAGTGATCAAAAGAAGTAA
- the cbpA gene encoding cyclic di-AMP binding protein CbpA has translation MFPKSLIVPKNQLLTISEDTTIKEVYELFESKKADHIRTIPILDTTGHLFRGNVYRQHVYEYIARGGDTSKRATSIMRNSTKFISTSADFYELFFAIRDLPHIAVVDDAHHFIGVLTHSSLMDLLSQSWSLQKGGVSLAVKTKQEERGNLQQITRVITRYTNIESVLSIQNEKNEPKSILFTLPLTKDSPILRKIITKLERKRFQVQSVENLNEFV, from the coding sequence ATGTTTCCAAAGTCTTTGATCGTCCCTAAGAATCAATTACTCACCATCAGCGAAGACACCACCATTAAAGAAGTCTACGAACTGTTTGAAAGTAAAAAAGCCGATCACATCCGCACAATTCCAATTCTAGATACCACTGGTCACCTCTTCCGTGGTAATGTTTACCGTCAACACGTTTATGAGTATATTGCTCGCGGCGGTGACACAAGCAAGCGGGCCACCTCGATTATGCGCAATTCAACCAAGTTTATCTCAACTTCGGCTGATTTCTATGAACTTTTCTTCGCTATTCGTGACCTACCACACATCGCTGTGGTTGATGACGCCCACCACTTTATTGGCGTTCTTACCCATTCCTCCTTAATGGACCTCCTGTCACAGTCATGGTCCCTCCAAAAGGGTGGTGTTTCGCTTGCTGTAAAGACCAAGCAAGAAGAACGGGGAAATCTACAACAAATCACTCGGGTTATCACCCGCTACACGAATATCGAGTCCGTTCTTTCCATTCAAAACGAGAAAAACGAGCCGAAATCAATCCTCTTTACCCTGCCACTAACAAAAGACTCTCCCATCCTGCGTAAGATTATCACAAAACTTGAACGCAAGCGGTTCCAAGTCCAATCCGTTGAAAACTTAAATGAATTTGTTTAA
- the pth gene encoding aminoacyl-tRNA hydrolase, translating to MKFIFGLGNIGESYDLTRHNIGFMALDHFAASQGVEFVPTKLYASAAKAVIDGEVVWLVKPSTYMNDSGQAVRAFLDFYGGDVDDILVLADDMDQSFGKIRFRAKGSAGGHNGLKSIMAHTKTQGFLRLKFGIGHPDHDHQSVVNYVLGKFSKDDLATWDDTFKKVDQALVDWVHGANAAELSNQYNG from the coding sequence ATGAAATTTATTTTTGGTCTTGGAAATATTGGTGAGAGCTATGATTTAACGAGACATAACATTGGCTTTATGGCCTTAGACCACTTTGCGGCTAGTCAGGGGGTCGAATTTGTACCAACGAAACTGTATGCATCGGCGGCCAAGGCTGTGATTGATGGGGAAGTGGTTTGGTTGGTTAAGCCAAGTACTTATATGAACGATTCCGGTCAAGCAGTTCGGGCCTTTTTGGACTTTTACGGCGGGGATGTTGATGATATTCTCGTGTTGGCCGATGATATGGATCAATCCTTTGGCAAGATTCGCTTTCGGGCAAAGGGTTCGGCCGGCGGCCATAATGGATTAAAATCAATTATGGCTCATACGAAAACGCAAGGATTCTTGCGTTTGAAGTTTGGGATTGGCCACCCAGACCATGACCATCAGTCGGTCGTTAATTACGTCTTGGGAAAATTTTCAAAAGATGATTTAGCTACCTGGGATGACACCTTTAAAAAGGTCGACCAGGCCCTAGTGGATTGGGTTCATGGGGCCAATGCAGCTGAATTGAGTAATCAATATAATGGGTAA